Within Epilithonimonas zeae, the genomic segment GAGGATACAAAAAAGGAGAATCTATTTGATAAGTTTAAAGTCGATTTCACACATAAAGTTAGTAATAAAAATTACGAATTAAGCTTAAATTATGAATCACAGGGAACTCAAAGATATTACAGCGTTTTAACTTATTTATATATGCTTTTAAAGTATAATAATTATGTTATGATTGACGAATTAGAATCCTCCCTTCACCCAGATTTATTTAATCACTTTCTATTGACTTATCTGGTTAATGGAAAAAAAGAATCTCAACTTATAGCAACTACTCATAACAGAGAAATCCTTAATAATAGAGATTTATTCCGTGATGATGCAATTTGGTTTACAGACAAAAATGAAGATTCGGCGACTGAGCTCTATTCTTTAGCCGATTTTGATTCATCTGTAGTAAGAGATACAAGCAACGTTTTGAATGCTTACAAATCTGGAAAATTAGGAGGTGTTCCAAATCTCGGAGATTATTACATTGATTTGGAAGATGAAGAATAAAAAAGCTTTTCGTAAGGAAAAAATAACTTATGCAATTGTAGGAGATGGCGATTGTGAAAAATGGTATTTCCAAATGCTAAAGCAAACTGAGAATTTAATCATCAATATCAAACCTGAATTAAGTTTAAAAGCCTCACTTAAAAAACAATACGACTATGTAAAAAATTTAGCTGAAACCTATCATAAAGTTTTTTGGATTATTGATTATGATGTAATCGAAAGAGAAACAAAAGAGTGTAAAAAAGGAGACGAAAAACGAAGTGAAGAATTTGCTAGATATTATAACGAACTTTCTGCACTAGAAAATGTAGAAATTTTAGTAGTGAATACCTGCTTTGAATATTGGTTATATCTCCATTTTAAATATTCCAAGAAGAATTATAAAGATTGCGATGAGACAGGAAAAGATTTGAAGAAAGAATTTCCTACTTATGATAAAACTGAAAAATTCTATAAAAAAAGCAATGCAGATATCTATACTTCTTTAAAACCAAAACTTCCAATTGCGATAAAAAATGCTGAAAAGTTAGGAACTTTCGACATTCAAAATCCTAATAATCCTGTTTGTGAAATTCATCGATTATTCAACAACGATGGAAGTTTTAAAGTTGATTAACTCTCAAAAATAAATCACAATAATAAATTTAAAAAAATGAAAAACTTTACTTTAATCATAGGTGGAATCTACGGTTTATTATCCGTAATTCTGGGTGCATTTGGAGCACACGCATTCAAAAAAATATTATCTGTAGAAAGACTGGAGAGCTTTGAAACCGGTGTGAGGTATCAGATTTACGCCGCTTTCTTTTTGTTGATTGTCGGTTATATTTTGAAATTTGAAACCTCATCTGAAAAGTGGATTTCGATTTTGATGATTGCTGGTGCCTTCTTGTTTTCGGTAAGTATTTATTTCTTGAGTTTTCAGGATTATTGGGGCCTTAATCTGAAATTTCTTGGTCCAATCACACCGCTTGGAGGTTTGTTTATGATTATCTCTTGGGGAATGCTGATTTGGTATTTTGCTAAGACAAAATTCTAATGTGTGAGCGATGATAGCGGAAATCCCGGAATAAGCTTTGGATAAGCATCGGAATGAGGAATTGCAGCGGATACTTCGACAGGCTCAGCATAAACCAAGGCGACCCGAGCGGCTGGAAAAAGCGCTGGCGAGGGACACACCCAGATTATTTTGAAAACTGATTTCAATCAGACATTTATATCAAGTAATTCGACACTTTTTCTTAAATTTGTGCGTCTTATAAAATTTAAAAATTAATCAATAATATATTATGAATCTTCACGAGTATCAATCAAAAGAGATTTTAGCAAAATACGGGGTTAACATCCAACGTGGTTTTGTTGCAAACAACGTAGATGAGGCAGTTGCTGCTGCTGAAAAATTAACTGCTGAAACCGGTGCACAAGGTTGGGTTGTAAAAGCTCAAATCCACGCTGGTGGACGTGGAAAAGGTGGAGGTGTTAAGTTTTCTCCGAATATGGATAAACTTAAAGAAAACGCTGGAAACATCATCGGGATGCAGCTAATCACGCCGCAGACTTCTGCTGAAGGTAAAAAAGTAAACTCTGTATTGGTTGCAGAAGATGTATATTATCCTGGTGAAACTGAAACTAAAGAATTTTATGTTTCTATCCTTTTGGACAGAGCGCTTGGAAAAAACACCATCGTATATTCTACAGAAGGTGGAATGGACATTGAGCACGTTGCTGAAGTTACACCTCATTTGATTCACAAAGAAGTGATTGACCCCGCTTACGGGCTACAAGGTTTCCAGGCTAGAAAAATTGCTTTCGGTCTTGGATTGGAAGGTAATGCTTTCAAAGAATTCACAAAATTCATCACTTCATTATATAACGCTTATGTAGGAATTGATGCATCACTTTTTGAAATCAACCCGGTTTTGAAAACTTCTGACAACAAAATTATCGCTGTAGATGCTAAAGTAACTTTGGATGGTAACTCATTGTTCCGTCACAAAGATCTTGCTGAGTTGAGAGACACAAGAGAAGAAGATCCATTGGATGTTGAAGCTGGTGAAGCTGGCCTTAACTTCGTGAAGTTGGACGGAAACGTTGCTTGTATGGTAAACGGTGCTGGTCTTGCAATGGCAACTATGGATATCATCAAATTATCTGGTGGTAACCCTGCAAACTTCCTGGACGTTGGTGGAACGGCTGATGCACAAAGAGTACAGACTGCTTTCGGAATTATCCTGAGAGACCCGAACGTAAAAGCTATCTTAATTAACATCTTTGGAGGAATCGTAAGATGTGACAGAGTTGCTCAAGGTGTTGTAGATGCTTACAACGCTATGGGAAGCCTTCCTGTTCCATTGATCGTAAGATTACAAGGAACCAACGCTGTAGAAGCTAAAAAACTGATTGACGAAGCTGGATTGCCAATCCACTCTGCAATCACTTTGGAAGAAGCTGCAAACAAAGTAAAAGAAGTTTTAGCTTAAGACTAAAATTTTAAAATAAATATAAAATCCGTTTCATTTTTGGAACGGTTTTTTAATGCTTTGTTTTAAAATCAATTGATGAAAAAAATTTCTATTCCCAATCCTTGTTCTGAAAACTGGAACGAAATGTCTCCAGAAGACCAAGGCAGATTCTGTTCTGTTTGTAGCAAATGTGTGATAGATTTCACTGAAAAGAAACCTCAAGAAATCCAACAACTCATCGAAAAAAAATCTGATGACAGTATTTGTGGAAGATTCTATAATCATCAATTGAATATTAATGACTCAAAATCGGTAAAGATTAAAGAAAAGCTTTTTCGTTATGTTCCTTTAAGTTTTCAAAATAGTAGATTATCACTAGGATTACTATCATTAATCTTATTCCTAACAGGTTGTTCGAAGCCGGAAAAAGAAAATTGCATTGCAACAACTGGACTTGTCGATATTATAGAAGAGGACACAATACCAAAAAATGAAGATTTTATAATGGGAGAATATATTGCCGTTGATGATTCTGTTGTAACAATTCATAAAAAGAAAGATTCTATTAATTTTAATAAAAACAAAAAACTCAAGAAGTAATTCCTGAGTTTCATTTTATGCTGTTGTATTAGTAATATTAATGCTCGTTGGCGTTACTAGATTTATACCTTCTTTCATCAAGGATTCATTGATTTTGATGATGGCAATGCTTTTTAGTTTCCCAAAATCACTTCCAATTTCCAGCCAGAATTTGACCTGCAAAGTGAACACGCCTTGTTTGACATCAGTTAAAAGAACATCCGTTGTATCAGCTTTATCAACGTGTTCCAATGTTTTGATTGTTTCTAAAATTACATTTTTAGCTTTATCAATATCTTCGCCAACAGGAATTTCCAGATTAAATATAATTCTGCGCTGCGGCGATGCTGTAATATTGAAAAACGGCGAATTAAAAATCACCTGATTCGGAATATAAACTTTCTTACCATCATCGGTAATCAATTTGGTTGTCAATAATCCAATATCCTGTACTGTTCCGGAATTGCCTCCAATCGTTACATAATCTCCTATTTTAAAAGCCTTATCAACACTCACCAGCATTCCTGAGAAAATACTTGAAACTAAGTCTTTCAAAGCAACCCCAGCAATTACCCCGGCAACCCCTAAACTTCCCAAGAACTTCATAAAGAATCCACTGAATCCCATTATTTCTAATGCGATAAAAGTTCCCATCAGAATAATCAAAAACTTGAATATCGATATAAGAGTAACTACAGACTCATTCTTTGTTTTTGGAAAAAGTTTGTGAAACAGTTTAACAGACCATCTGCTGAGATAAGTACTTGTCATTAGAAAAAATAGAAATACCAATATCCCAACAATTAGTCTTGGTGTCAATTCGGCAAAACTGACGTACCATCTTTGCAATACGGCGTAAACTGTATGTAAATATTCCATAACTAAATAATGTATTAAGCAAAAAACCGACAAAAAGCCGGTTATATTATGTATATCAAATATATCAATATTATTTCACATCATTAGCAATTCTCTTGGCGTGAGAAGTTGGCAAATAAATACTGAAACCTACATTGAAAGTTATGTTAGAACTATATGGTGTATTTCCAAAACCTGCTTCACCATTATATTTTACCAGGCCTTCTACACCGATATTTGGCGTAATGAAATAAGAATATCCTGGACCAACACCATATACAAAACCTGTTGTTGAGTTTCCATTTTCTATAGAAGTTCCACCTATTCCAGCATTTCCTTCAAAAAACCAACGTCCGTGATTTAATAAATTGTCAACACCCACTTCTCCAGGAGAAATATAGTAACGCCCTAAAGCACCCACACCATACTTAAACTGAGTGGCTTCTCCTTTGCCCGTTTTTAAAAAATTCAAATTGACCATACCTCCCAATGCGACATTATCTTTAATAAAATATGCTGCTTTTGGTTCTAATCCAATTTGATAACCTCCGCCAGTATTTAGTCCAAAATTACTAGTTAAAATACTACTACCTACTAACCAATTACCTTCTTGTATTTGAGCATTAGCTGTTGAAAACAACCCTGCCGCTAAAACGATTGCTCCAAAAAATAATTTTTTCATATGTTTAAATTTTTTCATTAATAATTATCTATTTTACATTTTACAAACCTTGTGCCATTAGAAGAAATTGGCTTTAGAAATCGTTAAAAGAAGTATTAATGAAAATTAGCTTGAAATAAAATATTTAAAAATAAAGAGCTTTTCCTATCAAAATAAAAAAGCCAATCTTTTCAGACTGGCTTAATATTTATAATTGAATAATTTGTTACAAAATAACTTTCTTAGTTGTAATACCTTTATCAGAAGTAATCTTCAAGATATAAACACCTTTTACAAATCCAACTGTACTTAGTTTGATTTCTTTAGTGTTATTTCCAGAAAGTGAAGTAATCAATTTTCCTGAAGCATCAAAAACATCAACGTTTTTAATATTATCTCTTGTATCGATTACTATCAATTCAGATTCATCTTTTATTACATTAACTGTTCCAGCATTTTTATTAGCTGTTTCAAAAGAGGACAAGTCTTGATAAATCACTTCGAATCTTGTTTCATCTAAACCTTTGCTTGCCGCAAATTTATAAGATCCTTCTTCTGTCAAATTAATGACTTTATTCAATTTTTTATCTTTCAAATAAATCACTTGGTCACCATTGAATAATCCTTCTTTCTCGCCCAAAATGATTGAGTAATCTCCTGTTTCGTAATATTTAGCTCCAAGAGTCACCATATCATTTGTATTCAAAGGATATTTTCTTCCTTGGATTGCTAGCTTAGAAGCTCCATTAATAGAATAGAATGCATCCGATCCAACAACTAAAAGATCTGCATCATATAGTTTCTCATAACCATCTGTCGCTCCTGGGATATAAGATAACAAGATTGTATTATTGATGTTTGATGGTGATTTCAGATTTAACCAGAATCTATCTTTAGAAGATTTTTGACTCTCTCCTTTATTGAAGAAAATACTTGACGGACTATAACTTCTCATTGAGTTATTAAACTGCAATGGTTGATTGTTAGAACCTGCCATACTTTGTACTAAGAATCCTTGACCAACTTTTATATACTGAGTTGGTGTTGGTGAAGATACTCCATCCTGGAAAGTTGATGGTACACCTCCACTTCTGTTGTAGATTGCATAATTAGAGCCTGAATAATCAGAACCTTGTTGCCCCGGAATGTATTGCTGATTTGTCCAGAAGAATGCCGTTCCATAAATCAACGAACTGTTAGCATCATACAAAGCATCAAAATCTAAATTCGATGGATAAGGATTACCAACTAGATTAAATCCGTGATCCGCATCTGTCCATTTCAAATATTGATATGAAAGATTTCCATTATTTGGTGAACCTGTAAAAGTAAAGGTGTATGGTGCAGGGCTATTAAAATCTGCATTGTAACTGTCTTTACCTCTAATAGCATAACCTTGTCCAGTTCTGAAAGTATAAGCATCATTAAGACCTGTCGTTACGAAGTAATCGTTAGACTCATTATAAACATAGATTCTATTCTTAGGTGTTCCTCCAACAAGTCCACCATCTGAGAATGAATATAGATTTTGGTTTGCAACAGGCGAACTCCAGAAAGTGTAATGCAGCTTCGCTAAATTTGAAACGCGTTTTACAGTAGTATTACCAATATTCGAAGCTTCAGAACTTTGCATTAAGTTTCCATCACTTTCAACTATAAAATTATCACCACTGATATTATTGATATATTGATTCGCAGTGATTACAGTATTTGCACTTACTGTCAATAATCCATTGTTATCTATTGTCAAATCTTTTGCTACAAATGATCCTTGGGTTGCCGTAACATAAGGTTCAAAAATATAAGTATTAAGATTAACATTTGGAATTCCATTTGACCAACCAGTAACACCAGCATTTTCTCTCCAAACTGTTTTATTAACCAATATAGATGCTGTGCCTACAGCTGTTCCCGCATCACATACAGCATCTGCAACATTACTAATAGTATAATTAGTATTCGTTTCTGGTGAAACTGCCAAAATATAAGGAGAGTTTGTTATTCCAGTAATAGTTTGAGGATTTGCCCCATTTGCAGTATATGTAATGCTCCAAGGTGCAGTACCGGTTAGCGCTACTTGAAGATTTACAGATCCTGGTTCTGTATCAATTGTTCCACCTCCAGTAAGTGTGGCTGTAGGAGCTGTTTTCATACCCACACTTATAGTTTGGGTATCAGTTACTGTACCAAATGCGGTAGTGTAAGTTCCTGTTGCAGTATAAGTTGCTGCCTGACTTGGATTAGCAGTAACAGAAGCTCCTGTCGTTTGGACTAGATTACCTCCTGTTGTACTTGTCCAAGTGTAATTGAACGGTGCAGAACTTTGAGCAGACAAAACAACAGGACTGTCTTTACAAACTGTAGCGTTGTCGGAAGATAACACGAGAGAATGATCAACTACAACTCTATCAATAAAAATAGATTTACCTAAAGTTCTAGATATTCTAAAAATTAAATTATCACTAAAATCGTTTACTGGGAATGTGATTGTTTCGACTGTTAGTGTTTTAGGAGTAATAATGTTATAGGTCCCTACCGATTGCCAGCTACTCCCATTAACGCTTTTTTCAATTAAAACTCTAGTGGTCTCAGTATAGTTAATATTGCCTGGTCTAACAGCCACCAAAGCAGTTATTGATTTTGCACCTCCTTTTGAAATATTTGGAGTTGTTAATGTTCCTGCTAATTCAGTTGTAGTATTACTAGCTAACTCAATATAACCGGGCAAAGGCATAGGAGCAGCACCTGCAGGATAGATAGTACCTCTTGTAATATTCCAAACACCAGCTGGCGTAGTTTGAGAATAATTAGCAACAACATATCTTGCTGTCCACGAACTAAATGTATCTGCCACCTGTGCAGATGATAGTGAAGAACATAACATAAAAAAAACAATTGCAATTGTTTTAACTATATGTAAAAATTTTTCCATAACCCAATACTTTTTGCAAAGATATAAAATATTAAAATTATTATTGAGGATATTAATTTTAAAGCTTTATAATCCTGTAACAATTTCTAAACCAACTAACAAATCTTTATGTTAAGTATTCTTTTTTTATATAGTCCCAAATCAATTGCTGCTGATATCTGCTTTCAATCATTGGTCTAGCATTAATTGCCATAGATTGATATAAATGATGATTGTCTAAGATTTTTTCCATAGCAGTTTCTAATTCAATTTCATTTTTTGCAGAAACTATAATCCCATTCTCATTTCCTATAATAATCTCATTACAACCATTGATATTAGAAACGATTGAGGGTAATCCCATTGCACCCGCCTGCATCACTACATTGGGAAATCCTTCTCTGTAGCTGGGGAAAACGAGTGCATTACTTATAGCCAAATAAGGTCGTACATCTTTTTGAAAACCTACCGATATTATATTGTGATTATGATTAATTTCAGTTAGAGTTTCTGGCAATAGTGGATCTAAATCCTCTTCCAAAGATCCTACAAGAAGAAGTTTAAATCTCGTTAAACTTGAGTTTTGATTAATCTCTAAAGATATCTTTCTGAATGCTGAAACCAACTCATTAATTCCTTTATCTTTTACCAATCTTCCTACGAATACAAATACGAAGTTGTTTTCATCAATTCCCAACTCCTTCCGCAAATTCCGTTTTTTTTCCTGAGAAAATAAATCAGGATTAAAATAATCTGTGTCTATACCGTTTGTACTGCCATTGCAAATTACGTGGAGCTTTTTTGAATGACACAATTTTTCATTTAAAATAAAATCCCGAAGACCATAAGAGTTAGGATACACTTTTGTTGCACATGCATAAGTTAACTTCTCTATGTTATTCAACAAGATACGTTTAACTCCAGAAGTTTCCATTAAAGGTAAACCAGCAACGGTGTGCAACCTCATCTTTACTCCAGCTATTTTTGCTGCCAACATCCCTATTAATCCTGCTTTTGGTGTATGAGTGTGGACAATATCTGGCTTTTCTTTTTTAAAATAGCAATACATTAACCAAAGAGATTTCAGATCTTTAAAAGGTGTTATCTGGCGAGACATCTCTATGGCATAAGTTTTAACACCTAAATCTACTCCAATTCTGGATAATTCTTTTTTATCAGATGAAATAGCAGTGACATCAAAAAACTGATTCATATAAGTCAATTGGTTTCCCAGAAGCTTTTCCACAGAAATTGGTACAGTTGTAATTCTAAACAATTTTGGCATTCATCCTAATTTTTGTAAAAATAATTATAGGTCGTCTGAAGATAAATATTTTAAGTTTAATCTTATAAAAGCGATACAACTAAAGTTTTAAGATTTAATTTTAGGAGTTATCTATCAAATCTTTAATATGGTTTTTGACCATCCGGAATTTCCCACTTTTCTCAACCGGTATATCTTTTAGATAAGTTAATTTAATAGTCATATTATCTCCCAATCTATCTTTCCAGTTTTTTAAAAAAACATCTTCTATTTTCTTTGAATAGACATTCTCATCTATAATTACTAAAATCTCTAACGCATCAAGACTATTCTGAATAGCTTGAAATTTGACAATTCCCTCTGTATCTTTCAAAGTATTAGATATATTTCCTAAATTAATTTTACCATTTTCAGGAGAATAGATGTAATCGTCGATCCTACCTAAAATATGTTTTACTAATGGATTATTATTCCCACAATTACAGTATTTTTTACCGTCTTCCAATCCTATAGAGTCTCCGATATCGTATCGTATGAGAGGGGTTCCTTCTGTGGTAAAAGAAGTAACTATCAAGCGACCGGATTGCGTGGGATTATTTTCATCATCCAGCACTTCGAAAACTCCACTTTGCAGTTCAAGATGCAAGTTCCCATTATTACATTCAAAAATAAAAGGTGCTCCTTCTGATGACGCATATTGATCTACAAGTTTTGTCTTAAAAAATTTCCCAATTACCTCTCTCATTTCCTGTGTGATGGTTTCGGCAGTAGGAAAAATAGCTTTAACTGTATCTTTGGGAAAATCATAATTGTTTTTGAGACCAAATTTTGCTATTTCCAATATACTGGATGGAAACCCTACTAGAAACTCTGGAGAAAATTTGATTAGATCTTCTACATAATGTTTGAGATAATCTTCCTTAATATGAAATGTTGAATAATACCTTACTTTATAAAAAATATCAGTTTTCCAGAATCTTTCCTTCTTGATATCCGCCGGAGTTAACAGATTTTTACCCGAAAACCAAGCTGTTTTTTTACCCAACTCATATCCAAAACGTGCTCTGAAATCAT encodes:
- a CDS encoding glycosyltransferase family 4 protein — protein: MPKLFRITTVPISVEKLLGNQLTYMNQFFDVTAISSDKKELSRIGVDLGVKTYAIEMSRQITPFKDLKSLWLMYCYFKKEKPDIVHTHTPKAGLIGMLAAKIAGVKMRLHTVAGLPLMETSGVKRILLNNIEKLTYACATKVYPNSYGLRDFILNEKLCHSKKLHVICNGSTNGIDTDYFNPDLFSQEKKRNLRKELGIDENNFVFVFVGRLVKDKGINELVSAFRKISLEINQNSSLTRFKLLLVGSLEEDLDPLLPETLTEINHNHNIISVGFQKDVRPYLAISNALVFPSYREGFPNVVMQAGAMGLPSIVSNINGCNEIIIGNENGIIVSAKNEIELETAMEKILDNHHLYQSMAINARPMIESRYQQQLIWDYIKKEYLT
- a CDS encoding T9SS type A sorting domain-containing protein, which translates into the protein MEKFLHIVKTIAIVFFMLCSSLSSAQVADTFSSWTARYVVANYSQTTPAGVWNITRGTIYPAGAAPMPLPGYIELASNTTTELAGTLTTPNISKGGAKSITALVAVRPGNINYTETTRVLIEKSVNGSSWQSVGTYNIITPKTLTVETITFPVNDFSDNLIFRISRTLGKSIFIDRVVVDHSLVLSSDNATVCKDSPVVLSAQSSAPFNYTWTSTTGGNLVQTTGASVTANPSQAATYTATGTYTTAFGTVTDTQTISVGMKTAPTATLTGGGTIDTEPGSVNLQVALTGTAPWSITYTANGANPQTITGITNSPYILAVSPETNTNYTISNVADAVCDAGTAVGTASILVNKTVWRENAGVTGWSNGIPNVNLNTYIFEPYVTATQGSFVAKDLTIDNNGLLTVSANTVITANQYINNISGDNFIVESDGNLMQSSEASNIGNTTVKRVSNLAKLHYTFWSSPVANQNLYSFSDGGLVGGTPKNRIYVYNESNDYFVTTGLNDAYTFRTGQGYAIRGKDSYNADFNSPAPYTFTFTGSPNNGNLSYQYLKWTDADHGFNLVGNPYPSNLDFDALYDANSSLIYGTAFFWTNQQYIPGQQGSDYSGSNYAIYNRSGGVPSTFQDGVSSPTPTQYIKVGQGFLVQSMAGSNNQPLQFNNSMRSYSPSSIFFNKGESQKSSKDRFWLNLKSPSNINNTILLSYIPGATDGYEKLYDADLLVVGSDAFYSINGASKLAIQGRKYPLNTNDMVTLGAKYYETGDYSIILGEKEGLFNGDQVIYLKDKKLNKVINLTEEGSYKFAASKGLDETRFEVIYQDLSSFETANKNAGTVNVIKDESELIVIDTRDNIKNVDVFDASGKLITSLSGNNTKEIKLSTVGFVKGVYILKITSDKGITTKKVIL
- a CDS encoding mechanosensitive ion channel family protein, whose product is MEYLHTVYAVLQRWYVSFAELTPRLIVGILVFLFFLMTSTYLSRWSVKLFHKLFPKTKNESVVTLISIFKFLIILMGTFIALEIMGFSGFFMKFLGSLGVAGVIAGVALKDLVSSIFSGMLVSVDKAFKIGDYVTIGGNSGTVQDIGLLTTKLITDDGKKVYIPNQVIFNSPFFNITASPQRRIIFNLEIPVGEDIDKAKNVILETIKTLEHVDKADTTDVLLTDVKQGVFTLQVKFWLEIGSDFGKLKSIAIIKINESLMKEGINLVTPTSINITNTTA
- the sucC gene encoding ADP-forming succinate--CoA ligase subunit beta gives rise to the protein MNLHEYQSKEILAKYGVNIQRGFVANNVDEAVAAAEKLTAETGAQGWVVKAQIHAGGRGKGGGVKFSPNMDKLKENAGNIIGMQLITPQTSAEGKKVNSVLVAEDVYYPGETETKEFYVSILLDRALGKNTIVYSTEGGMDIEHVAEVTPHLIHKEVIDPAYGLQGFQARKIAFGLGLEGNAFKEFTKFITSLYNAYVGIDASLFEINPVLKTSDNKIIAVDAKVTLDGNSLFRHKDLAELRDTREEDPLDVEAGEAGLNFVKLDGNVACMVNGAGLAMATMDIIKLSGGNPANFLDVGGTADAQRVQTAFGIILRDPNVKAILINIFGGIVRCDRVAQGVVDAYNAMGSLPVPLIVRLQGTNAVEAKKLIDEAGLPIHSAITLEEAANKVKEVLA
- a CDS encoding RloB family protein; the protein is MKNKKAFRKEKITYAIVGDGDCEKWYFQMLKQTENLIINIKPELSLKASLKKQYDYVKNLAETYHKVFWIIDYDVIERETKECKKGDEKRSEEFARYYNELSALENVEILVVNTCFEYWLYLHFKYSKKNYKDCDETGKDLKKEFPTYDKTEKFYKKSNADIYTSLKPKLPIAIKNAEKLGTFDIQNPNNPVCEIHRLFNNDGSFKVD
- a CDS encoding phenylacetate--CoA ligase family protein, translating into MKEKLYQLLPDFLQGLLISLFNYLAYKDRYGANYKKYRTLFWENRSLSLEDLKKKQEESFNKFLSQSIENSKFYNHYPSVKLENIRLLPILNKEDLRKDINQVYTISKKEGIVSKTGGTTGKSLQVLFTKDNMQERFAMLDDFRARFGYELGKKTAWFSGKNLLTPADIKKERFWKTDIFYKVRYYSTFHIKEDYLKHYVEDLIKFSPEFLVGFPSSILEIAKFGLKNNYDFPKDTVKAIFPTAETITQEMREVIGKFFKTKLVDQYASSEGAPFIFECNNGNLHLELQSGVFEVLDDENNPTQSGRLIVTSFTTEGTPLIRYDIGDSIGLEDGKKYCNCGNNNPLVKHILGRIDDYIYSPENGKINLGNISNTLKDTEGIVKFQAIQNSLDALEILVIIDENVYSKKIEDVFLKNWKDRLGDNMTIKLTYLKDIPVEKSGKFRMVKNHIKDLIDNS
- a CDS encoding DUF423 domain-containing protein → MKNFTLIIGGIYGLLSVILGAFGAHAFKKILSVERLESFETGVRYQIYAAFFLLIVGYILKFETSSEKWISILMIAGAFLFSVSIYFLSFQDYWGLNLKFLGPITPLGGLFMIISWGMLIWYFAKTKF